From a single Pelmatolapia mariae isolate MD_Pm_ZW linkage group LG20, Pm_UMD_F_2, whole genome shotgun sequence genomic region:
- the spryd4 gene encoding SPRY domain-containing protein 4 → MAMPVSAARVCRLAGRTVSSLSAGYRRAVNLPARTCFISTSTASSLQFRLDERTAHSSLDLFKKDTGVIYRMMGLDPSQVQDDPERFRDWAVVFGDKKISSGRHYWEVTVKKSQEFRLGVAEAAMSRDDCVGTNSSSWVFGYAQRKWFAMTSNKIVPVTLVGKPDRVGILLDCEGGFLGLVDVEQPRIIHTFRGQFKAPLCPAFGLWDGELLTHSGLEEPEGLM, encoded by the exons ATGGCGATGCCCGTGAGTGCGGCTCGTGTCTGTCGCCTGGCAGGACGCACTGTTTCCTCCCTGTCAGCCGGATACAGGCGGGCTGTCAACCTGCCAGCGAGGACCTGCTTCATCTCCACATCCACGGCCAGCA GTCTGCAGTTCAGACTCGACGAGCGAACAGCCCACAGTAGTCTGGACCTCTTCAAGAAAGACACAGGCGTCATCTATCGCATGATGGGCCTTGACCCCAGCCAGGTCCAAGATGACCCCGAGCGTTTCAGAGACTGGGCTGTCGTGTTCGGCGACAAGAAGATCAGCAGCGGACGACACTACTGGGAGGTGACGGTGAAAAAGTCTCAAGAATTTCGTCTGGGTGTGGCCGAGGCGGCGATGTCCAGAGACGACTGCGTGGGCACCAACAGCTCCTCCTGGGTGTTTGGTTATGCTCAGCGGAAGTGGTTTGCCATGACCAGCAATAAGATAGTTCCCGTGACACTGGTGGGCAAGCCGGACCGTGTTGGGATCCTTCTTGACTGTGAAGGGGGTTTCCTGGGGCTGGTTGACGTGGAGCAGCCCAGGATCATTCACACCTTTAGGGGTCAGTTCAAGGCCCCTTTGTGCCCGGCGTTTGGACTTTGGGATGGGGAGCTGCTCACACACTCGGGTCTGGAGGAGCCCGAAGGCCTGATGTGA